A region from the Lolium perenne isolate Kyuss_39 chromosome 4, Kyuss_2.0, whole genome shotgun sequence genome encodes:
- the LOC127296222 gene encoding uncharacterized protein isoform X1 translates to MGPSRWALLTEAGAEQPCGHIFDESCCLRALSSSRPPPLKQTGSSPACLPSDAPALMALLLLRHTLTITSSDDEDDASAIFSLFLLWAAGFLLPCYIMAWDISIMQRQRQRQEEAMLLPTEVTIILHPNGTMQFTVSPEIPASPHLEPAQ, encoded by the exons ATGGGGCCCTCTCGATGGGCGCTGCTCACCGAGGCAGGTGCAGAACAACCGTGCGGCCACATCTTCGACGAGTCGTGCTGTTTGAG GGCACTCTCCTCCTCGCGTCCTCCTCCGTTGAAGCAGACTGGCTCATCTCCTGCCTGCCTGCCCTCCGACGCACCCGCG CTAATGGCTCTTTTGCTCTTGAGGCACACACTAACCATCACTAGtagcgatgatgaagatgatgcttCTGCTATTTTCTCG TTATTCCTTTTGTGGGCGGCTGGATTTCTTCTACCATGCTACATCATGGCTTGGGATATTAGTATCATGCAGCGTCAAAGACAAAGACAG GAAGAAGCAATGCTATTACCAACAGAAGTGACAATCATTCTCCATCCGAATGGGACGATGCAGTTCACTGTGTCACCTGAAATTCCTGCCTCACCTCATCTGGAACCAGCCCAGTAG
- the LOC127296222 gene encoding uncharacterized protein isoform X2 has product MGPSRWALLTEAGAEQPCGHIFDESCCLRALSSSRPPPLKQTGSSPACLPSDAPALFLLWAAGFLLPCYIMAWDISIMQRQRQRQEEAMLLPTEVTIILHPNGTMQFTVSPEIPASPHLEPAQ; this is encoded by the exons ATGGGGCCCTCTCGATGGGCGCTGCTCACCGAGGCAGGTGCAGAACAACCGTGCGGCCACATCTTCGACGAGTCGTGCTGTTTGAG GGCACTCTCCTCCTCGCGTCCTCCTCCGTTGAAGCAGACTGGCTCATCTCCTGCCTGCCTGCCCTCCGACGCACCCGCG TTATTCCTTTTGTGGGCGGCTGGATTTCTTCTACCATGCTACATCATGGCTTGGGATATTAGTATCATGCAGCGTCAAAGACAAAGACAG GAAGAAGCAATGCTATTACCAACAGAAGTGACAATCATTCTCCATCCGAATGGGACGATGCAGTTCACTGTGTCACCTGAAATTCCTGCCTCACCTCATCTGGAACCAGCCCAGTAG